A genomic window from Sulfurospirillum multivorans DSM 12446 includes:
- a CDS encoding YihY family inner membrane protein has translation MLNTKNGVEFFKKLRDVELAHYASSLSFHTILALIPILLITFSIFTKMPLFSVYYEKLQGFIFSSLIPTQQDIMIGYLHDFMENTGNMGVVGVIFVLYISIMFFLDYEKIVSKIFEIPSRSFWEALSTYWTMVTLMPLGLIIFFYSSAVVQEFLDQSDVTSSINLVRFSPYLIVWLLYLIMYSISAKTKVHIKSSLLSSFVASLCWYVSKILFVYYVSYNKTYLSIYGSFSILLFFFLWIYFSWFIYLYGLKFCFLLNEKETDKSKA, from the coding sequence GTGTTAAACACTAAAAATGGTGTCGAATTTTTCAAAAAACTCAGAGACGTAGAGCTTGCGCACTACGCCTCTTCTTTGAGTTTTCACACCATTTTAGCGCTGATTCCTATTCTTCTCATTACCTTTAGTATTTTTACCAAAATGCCTCTTTTTTCGGTTTACTACGAAAAACTTCAAGGCTTTATTTTTAGCTCACTGATTCCCACACAACAAGACATTATGATTGGCTATTTGCATGATTTCATGGAAAATACAGGCAATATGGGCGTTGTGGGCGTTATTTTTGTGCTGTATATCTCTATTATGTTCTTTTTAGATTATGAAAAAATCGTGAGCAAAATCTTCGAGATTCCTTCCCGCAGTTTTTGGGAAGCGCTTTCAACCTACTGGACGATGGTCACACTCATGCCTCTTGGACTCATCATCTTTTTTTACAGCTCTGCTGTGGTGCAAGAATTTTTAGATCAAAGTGATGTCACGAGTTCGATTAACTTAGTGCGTTTTTCGCCCTATTTGATTGTCTGGCTTTTGTATCTTATTATGTATTCCATCTCTGCCAAAACCAAAGTCCACATCAAAAGCTCTCTACTCTCCTCGTTTGTAGCCTCACTGTGTTGGTATGTTTCTAAAATTCTTTTTGTCTATTATGTCAGCTACAACAAAACGTATCTGAGCATTTACGGCTCGTTTAGCATTCTGCTTTTCTTCTTCCTCTGGATCTATTTTTCATGGTTTATTTATCTTTATGGTCTGAAATTCTGCTTTTTATTGAATGAAAAAGAGACTGATAAAAGCAAAGCCTAA
- a CDS encoding ComEC/Rec2 family competence protein, which yields MLSVPLFVSKKEFFLTLSVVLCVACLSLAIEFYHFKELTKNALHVNTATVLNHYTKTNEKGRTYDVFKLKLDGSGAEVYTVSWRVVSMSIKTRVKVKLKVDKITFYDYLKGFFAPSLALYTIYEDDPPLDVKPLYRFVEEQHESEKIAELYKTLLFATPISKELREEVQKWGITHLIAISGYNVGVISFLLFFLLKPLYQFFQSRYFPYRNLTADLTMVVLVVLFIYMVVIDFVPSFLRAFAMSVLGFFIYSRGIKVLSFEMLGLTTLGLLALFPHLLFSLSFWFSVAGVFYLFLFLHHFASLNRWVLLGIIDLGVFLLMVPIIHTFFPVFTFLQLTSPLTSLVFIAFYPLGLFLHVTNLGGILDTVLLTFLHVKTQSYLLSFPWWVLGVYVGVSLVAIRYKVALYACLGFAFISLFFIQ from the coding sequence ATGCTCAGCGTACCACTCTTTGTCAGTAAAAAGGAATTTTTTCTGACACTCTCAGTGGTACTTTGTGTTGCCTGCCTCTCCCTTGCCATCGAGTTTTACCACTTCAAAGAACTAACAAAAAACGCTTTACATGTAAACACCGCAACCGTACTCAATCACTACACAAAAACCAATGAAAAAGGGCGTACGTACGATGTTTTCAAGCTCAAGCTTGATGGCAGTGGCGCGGAAGTTTACACCGTCTCATGGCGTGTTGTCTCCATGAGCATTAAAACCCGTGTTAAAGTGAAACTCAAAGTAGATAAAATCACGTTTTACGACTATCTCAAAGGCTTTTTTGCCCCTTCCCTTGCCTTGTATACCATCTACGAAGATGACCCACCGCTTGATGTGAAGCCTCTTTACCGCTTTGTTGAAGAGCAACATGAAAGTGAAAAGATAGCCGAACTGTACAAAACACTTCTGTTTGCAACACCTATCTCCAAAGAGCTTCGTGAGGAGGTGCAAAAATGGGGCATTACGCATCTGATTGCGATTAGCGGTTACAACGTGGGCGTCATCTCGTTTCTGCTTTTTTTCTTACTTAAACCGCTGTATCAGTTTTTTCAAAGTCGCTATTTTCCGTATCGCAATCTCACAGCGGATTTGACCATGGTGGTGTTGGTCGTTTTGTTTATCTATATGGTCGTGATCGATTTTGTGCCCTCTTTTTTGCGTGCCTTTGCCATGAGTGTTTTGGGCTTTTTTATCTATTCAAGGGGCATAAAGGTGCTCTCTTTCGAGATGCTAGGACTCACAACACTGGGGCTTTTAGCACTTTTCCCCCACCTTCTTTTTTCACTCTCGTTTTGGTTTTCAGTAGCAGGAGTCTTTTATCTCTTTCTCTTTTTGCATCATTTTGCAAGCTTAAATCGCTGGGTATTGCTTGGCATCATCGATTTGGGTGTTTTTCTCTTAATGGTACCCATTATTCATACCTTTTTTCCCGTCTTTACCTTTTTACAACTGACTTCACCCCTCACGAGTCTAGTGTTTATCGCCTTTTATCCCTTAGGGTTGTTTTTACATGTAACAAATTTAGGAGGTATTTTGGATACGGTTTTGCTCACCTTCTTACATGTAAAAACGCAGAGTTATCTTTTAAGCTTTCCGTGGTGGGTTTTAGGTGTGTATGTGGGCGTTTCACTCGTCGCGATACGCTATAAGGTTGCGCTTTATGCCTGTTTAGGCTTTGCTTTTATCAGTCTCTTTTTCATTCAATAA
- the dnaB gene encoding replicative DNA helicase: protein MSNLHNVNIERSVLSSILFNPATFEDVAAVVGAKDFYLPSHRYIYEAMEACEREDLPIDEEFIKKKLNQQGRFDEDAMLEILSTNPLPATKAYVEEIREKAIKRELVQLTSDIKEIAVEKDLPSNEVVDLVQQKLYQITQESGTKEFRESPEMTHATIAHIHEMKKRGNSGVVGVDSGFAEINRLTSGFGEGDLIIVAARPAMGKCLAKGTKVLMYDGVLKNVEDICVGELLMGDDSTPRKVLSLARGREKMYWVRQNKGIDYRVNESHILSLKRSRNEGKHTHGDVLNISIREYLDKSKKFKSNYKGYKVPVKFMEKELEIEPYFLGLWLGDGRKSDVRIATQDEEVVAYLSDYATRLGLGVSQSKEDGKCPMYGIVNVDHTKKESLQATLRQLGVIENKHIPHDFLINSTHNRLELLAGLLDSDGHYDAQCNGYEITQKEEGIARQIKFLADTLGFRTSLKEKEAAIESIGFTCKVYRVRIFGNVDTIPVKIKRKIAEPWRVKRSWNQTGIQVEFDQVDDYYGFEIDGNSLFLLEDMTVTHNTAFCLNLAQNALDRGKGVAIFSLEMPAEQLMLRMLSAKTSIPLQKLKVGDMGDEQWGRLTSAADEMAKKKFFVDDNGSVDIHKVRAKLRKLKSQHPEISLAIIDYLQLMTSAGNRDRHIEVSDISRGLKLLARELNIPIIALSQLNRGLEARSDKRPMLSDLRESGAIEQDADMILFVYRDDVYRMREEKEKEQKARTEGKEYKSDFFERPEELAEVIVGKNRNGPVGVANLIFQKACTRFVDGGKNSIPIEVVQYNASISQEAKISLPPL, encoded by the coding sequence ATGAGCAATCTGCACAATGTCAACATAGAGCGCTCGGTTCTTAGCTCCATTTTATTTAATCCTGCAACGTTTGAAGATGTGGCGGCGGTCGTTGGCGCGAAAGATTTTTACCTGCCAAGCCATCGTTATATTTACGAAGCGATGGAGGCGTGTGAGAGGGAAGATCTTCCGATTGATGAAGAGTTCATCAAGAAAAAGCTGAATCAACAAGGGCGTTTTGATGAAGACGCGATGTTGGAAATCCTCTCAACCAATCCTCTTCCTGCCACCAAAGCGTATGTCGAAGAGATACGTGAAAAAGCGATCAAGCGAGAGCTTGTGCAACTCACCAGCGACATCAAAGAGATTGCGGTTGAGAAAGATTTGCCGTCCAATGAAGTGGTCGATCTGGTGCAACAAAAACTTTACCAGATCACGCAAGAGAGCGGTACAAAAGAGTTTCGCGAATCGCCTGAGATGACGCACGCCACCATCGCGCACATTCACGAGATGAAAAAGCGTGGAAACTCGGGTGTGGTTGGCGTTGACAGTGGATTTGCCGAAATTAACCGTTTGACATCAGGTTTTGGTGAAGGCGATCTCATCATCGTTGCAGCAAGGCCGGCGATGGGTAAGTGTCTAGCTAAAGGTACGAAAGTACTGATGTATGATGGTGTTTTGAAAAATGTTGAAGATATCTGCGTGGGTGAACTCTTGATGGGCGATGACTCTACACCACGCAAAGTACTCTCTTTAGCGCGTGGCAGAGAAAAAATGTACTGGGTAAGGCAAAATAAGGGAATCGATTATCGTGTTAATGAGTCACACATTCTCTCCTTAAAACGTTCACGAAATGAGGGAAAGCATACGCATGGTGATGTTTTAAATATTTCGATTCGTGAGTATCTGGATAAAAGTAAAAAGTTTAAAAGCAACTACAAAGGCTACAAAGTCCCTGTTAAATTTATGGAAAAAGAGCTGGAGATTGAGCCTTATTTTTTAGGATTGTGGTTGGGCGATGGCAGAAAATCGGATGTCCGTATTGCAACGCAAGATGAAGAAGTTGTGGCGTATTTGAGTGACTATGCGACGCGTTTAGGACTGGGGGTGAGTCAGTCAAAAGAGGATGGCAAATGCCCAATGTATGGCATTGTGAATGTTGATCATACTAAAAAAGAGAGTCTGCAAGCCACGCTTCGACAATTGGGTGTGATTGAAAACAAGCATATTCCACACGATTTTCTTATCAACTCAACGCACAATCGTTTGGAACTTTTAGCAGGACTTTTAGACAGCGATGGTCACTATGACGCACAGTGCAACGGCTATGAGATTACCCAAAAAGAAGAAGGGATTGCTAGGCAAATTAAATTTTTAGCCGATACGTTGGGTTTTAGAACGTCACTGAAAGAAAAAGAGGCTGCGATTGAGTCGATTGGCTTTACATGTAAAGTGTATCGCGTACGCATTTTTGGCAATGTTGATACGATTCCTGTAAAAATTAAACGCAAAATTGCCGAGCCATGGCGTGTTAAACGTAGTTGGAATCAAACAGGAATTCAGGTTGAATTTGATCAGGTCGATGACTATTATGGGTTTGAAATTGATGGCAATAGCCTCTTTTTACTCGAAGATATGACCGTAACGCACAATACGGCTTTTTGTTTGAATTTAGCTCAAAATGCGTTAGATCGAGGTAAAGGGGTTGCGATCTTTTCCCTTGAGATGCCAGCGGAGCAGTTGATGCTTAGGATGCTCAGTGCGAAGACATCCATTCCACTTCAAAAGCTTAAAGTAGGTGATATGGGCGATGAGCAGTGGGGAAGACTGACGAGCGCTGCAGATGAGATGGCGAAGAAGAAATTTTTTGTTGATGATAACGGCTCTGTGGATATTCACAAAGTGCGTGCCAAGCTTCGTAAACTTAAATCCCAGCACCCTGAAATTTCACTCGCGATCATCGACTACTTGCAGTTGATGACCTCTGCTGGAAATCGTGACAGACATATTGAGGTGAGTGATATCAGTCGAGGTTTGAAGCTTTTGGCTAGGGAGCTGAATATTCCTATCATCGCACTTTCGCAGCTCAACCGTGGGCTTGAAGCCAGAAGCGATAAACGCCCGATGCTGAGCGACCTTAGGGAATCAGGTGCCATCGAGCAAGATGCCGATATGATCTTGTTTGTCTACCGTGACGATGTTTACCGCATGCGTGAAGAGAAAGAGAAAGAGCAAAAAGCTAGAACTGAGGGCAAAGAGTACAAAAGTGACTTTTTTGAAAGACCTGAAGAGTTAGCCGAGGTCATTGTGGGTAAAAACAGAAATGGACCGGTTGGTGTGGCGAACTTGATTTTTCAAAAGGCGTGTACGCGCTTTGTGGATGGCGGGAAAAATTCTATTCCGATCGAAGTCGTTCAATACAATGCCTCCATTTCGCAAGAGGCGAAGATTAGTTTGCCTCCGCTTTAA
- the ispG gene encoding flavodoxin-dependent (E)-4-hydroxy-3-methylbut-2-enyl-diphosphate synthase has translation MIKRYPTKQIFVGNVPIGGNAKIPVQSMTFSKTHDVEATVEQIRRLHFAGADIVRLAVPDYDDAHALKAIKERSTLPIVADIHFNYRLALIAAEVVDCIRINPGNIGNKERVKEVVKACNERKIPIRIGVNSGSLEKEFDEKYGPTAKGMVESALYNIKYLEDLGFTNMKVSLKASDVARTVEAYRMLRPLVEYPFHLGVTEAGTLFHSTIKSSIALGSLLLDGIGDTLRVSITGELEEEIKVGRAILKDSGVEAEGINIISCPTCGRLEANLVNAVAEVERRTKHIKAPLNISVMGCVVNAIGEAKHADVAIAFGKGQGLVMVKGEVVAKLKEEDLVDKFLEAVELAAKEYKA, from the coding sequence ATGATAAAACGATACCCAACCAAACAAATTTTTGTGGGCAATGTCCCCATCGGTGGCAATGCTAAAATTCCTGTTCAGTCGATGACCTTTTCAAAAACACATGATGTGGAAGCGACCGTAGAACAAATTCGTCGTTTGCATTTTGCTGGAGCTGACATCGTGCGTTTAGCCGTGCCTGATTATGACGATGCGCACGCGCTTAAAGCGATTAAAGAGCGCTCAACGCTTCCTATCGTTGCAGACATTCACTTTAACTACCGTTTAGCGCTGATTGCGGCGGAAGTGGTGGATTGTATTCGCATTAATCCTGGCAATATTGGTAATAAAGAGCGTGTTAAAGAGGTCGTCAAGGCATGTAATGAGCGCAAGATTCCGATTCGCATTGGCGTGAACAGCGGAAGTTTGGAAAAAGAGTTTGACGAGAAGTATGGCCCTACGGCTAAAGGTATGGTGGAATCGGCTTTGTATAACATCAAATACCTAGAGGATCTAGGCTTTACCAATATGAAAGTCTCTTTAAAAGCGAGTGATGTTGCTCGTACCGTTGAAGCGTACCGTATGCTGAGGCCTCTTGTTGAGTACCCATTTCATTTGGGTGTCACAGAAGCAGGAACGTTGTTTCACTCAACCATTAAATCTTCCATCGCTTTGGGTTCACTTTTACTCGATGGCATCGGCGATACTTTGCGAGTTTCCATTACAGGTGAGCTTGAAGAGGAGATCAAAGTTGGGCGCGCCATTTTAAAAGACAGTGGCGTTGAAGCCGAAGGCATCAACATCATCTCCTGCCCAACCTGCGGGCGTTTGGAAGCCAATTTGGTCAATGCTGTTGCTGAAGTGGAGCGTCGCACGAAACATATCAAAGCACCGCTCAATATTTCGGTCATGGGATGCGTGGTCAACGCCATTGGCGAAGCCAAACATGCCGATGTCGCCATTGCGTTTGGCAAAGGGCAGGGACTGGTCATGGTCAAAGGCGAAGTGGTGGCTAAACTCAAAGAAGAAGACCTCGTCGATAAATTTTTAGAAGCGGTTGAGCTTGCTGCCAAGGAGTACAAAGCATGA